A window of Perognathus longimembris pacificus isolate PPM17 chromosome 6, ASM2315922v1, whole genome shotgun sequence contains these coding sequences:
- the Il17f gene encoding interleukin-17F has product MVSGGARVAGGPSCVGVHERRPLQTRVPYRQSRCAMGVTLSLGSVIVQVTEEERENPEEELIKKSEEVTGGGNQQPFLSKFASDVQSPLPWLLGLLLLREAAAVRVSKAEGPGPRAAPKKAGLCPPPEENMVHVDMRILRQSQGGAVAQDFQNRSTSPWDYNVTRDPHRFPSEIAQARCRLAGCLDGQGREDGARNSVPIEQEILVLRREPGGCAHAFRLEKMRVAVGCTCVSPVVLQAA; this is encoded by the exons ATGGTGAGTGGAGGTGCTCGTGTCGCGGGGGGACCGTCCTGCGTGGGGGTTCACGAGAGGAGACCCCTGCAGACCCGTGTCCCCTACAGACAGAGCCGCTGCGCCATGGGCG TTACTTTAAGCCTTGGTAGTGTGATAGTACAGGtcacagaagaggaaagagaaaacccAGAGGAAGAACTTATTAAGAAATCTGAAGAAGTGACAGGTGGAGGAAACCAACAGCCCTTCTTATCTAAGTTTGCATCTGAT GTCCAGTCACCGCTGCCCTGGTTGCTGGGTCTCCTCCTCCTGAGGGAGGCGGCGGCTGTGAGGGTCTCCAAGGCGGAGGGTCCTGGCCCCAGGGCCGCCCCGAAGAAGGCTGGGCTCTGCCCTCCCCCGGAGGAGAACATGGTGCACGTCGACATGCGCATCCTCAGGCAAAGCCAGGGCGGCGCCGTGGCCCAGGACTTCCAGAACCGCTCCACCTCCCCGTGGGATTACAA CGTCACGCGCGACCCTCACCGCTTCCCCTCCGAGATAGCGCAGGCGCGGTGCCGGCTGGCGGGCTGCCTGGACGGCCAGGGGCGGGAGGACGGCGCCAGGAACTCGGTGCCCATCGAGCAGGAGATCCTGGTCCTGCGCCGGGAGCCCGGGGGCTGCGCGCACGCCTTCCGGCTGGAGAAGATGCGGGTGGCCGTGGGCTGCACCTGCGTCAGCCCCGTGGTCCTCCAGGCGGCCTGA
- the Mcm3 gene encoding DNA replication licensing factor MCM3 codes for MAGTVVLDDVELREAQRDYLDFLDDEEDQGIYQSKVRELISDNQYRLIVNINDLRRKNEKRANRLLSNAFEELVAFQRALKDFVASIDATYAKQYEEFYIGLEGSFGSKHVSPRTLTSCFLSCVVCVEGIVTKCSLVRPKVVRSVHYCPATKKTIERRYSDLTTLVAFPSSSVYPTKDEENNPLETEYGLSVYKDHQTVTIQEMPEKAPAGQLPRSVDVILDDDLVDRVKPGDRIQVVGTYRCLPGKKGGYTSGTFRTVLIACNVKQMSKDIQPSFSAEDIAKIKKFSKTRSKDIFEQLARSLAPSIHGHEYVKKAILCLLLGGVERDLENGSHIRGDINVLLIGDPSVAKSQLLRYVLCTAPRAVPTTGRGSSGVGLTAAVTTDQETGERRLEAGAMVLADRGVVCIDEFDKMSDMDRTAIHEVMEQGRVTIAKAGIHARLNARCSVLAAANPVYGRYDQYKTPMENIGLQDSLLSRFDLLFIMLDQMDPEQDREISDHVLRMHRYRAPGEQDGDALPLGSAVDILATDDPDFNPDDHQDTQIYEKHDNLLHGTKKKKEKMVSAAFMKKYIHVAKIIKPVLTQESAAYIAEEYSRLRSQDSMSSDTARTSPVTARTLETLIRLSTAHAKARMSKTVDLQDAEEAVELVQYAYFKKVLEKEKKRKKRTEDESETDEEEEKSQEDHTQKRKRRRTRQSGAGDGDSYDPYDFSDTEGEMPQVHTPKTADSQETGETQKESSESQETGETQKESSESQETGETQKVELDESRLKAFKGALLDVFREAHAQSVGLSRLTESVNRDRGEPFSPEEIQAALNRMQDDNQVMVSEGIVFLI; via the exons ATGGCGGGCACCGTGGTGCTGGACGACGTGGAGCTGCGGGAGGCGCAGCGAGACTACCTGGACTTCCTGGATGAcgag GAAGATCAAGGAATTTACCAGAGTAAAGTTCGAGAGCTGATCAGTGATAACCAGTATCGGCTGATTGTCAACATCAATGACCTTCGAAGGAAAAATGAGAAGAGGGCCAACCG cctcctgagcaacgcCTTTGAGGAGCTGGTTGCCTTCCAGCGAGCCTTAAAAGATTTTGTGGCCTCCATTGATGCCACCTATGCCAAGCAGTATGAGGAGTTCTACATAGGGCTGGAGGGCAGCTTCGGCTCTAAGCACGTCTCTCCTCGGACCCTCACTTCCTGCTTCCTCAGCTGCGTAGTCTGCGTGGAGGGCATTGTCACCAAAT GCTCTCTAGTCCGTCCCAAAGTTGTTCGCAGTGTCCATTACTGTCCTGCTACCAAAAAGACTATAGAGCGGCGCTACTCTGACCTTACCACACTCGTGGCCTTCCCGTCCAGCTCTGTCTACCCCACCAAG GATGAGGAGAACAACCCTCTTGAGACGGAATACGGCCTTTCGGTCTACAAGGACCACCAGACCGTCACCATCCAGGAGATGCCGGAGAAGGCCCCTGCGGGCCAGCTGCCCCGCTCCGTCGACGTCATTCTCGACGATGACTTGGTGGACAGGGTGAAGCCCGGTGACCGGATCCAGGTGGTGGGGACCTACCGCTGCCTTCCTGGGAAGAAGGGAGGCTACACCTCAGGGACCTTCAG GACTGTCCTGATCGCCTGCAATGTGAAGCAAATGAGCAAGGACATTCAGCCCTCGTTCTCCGCGGAGGACATAGCCAAGATCAAGAAGTTCAGTAAAACCCGCTCCAAG GACATCTTTGAGCAGCTGGCCCGCTCGCTGGCTCCCAGTATCCATGGGCATGAGTATGTCAAGAAAGCGATCCTCTGCTTGCTCTTGGGAGGCGTCGAACGAGACCTGGAAAATGGCAGCCACATCCGTGGGGACATCAACGTTCTCCTGATAG GAGACCCATCTGTCGCCAAGTCCCAGCTTCTGCGCTATGTGCTGTGCACGGCGCCCCGGGCCGTCCCCACCACCGGCCGGGGCTCCTCCGGGGTGGGGCTGACCGCCGCTGTCACCACTGACCAGGAAACGG ggGAGCGGCGTCTGGAAGCGGGGGCCATGGTCCTGGCCGACCGGGGCGTGGTGTGCATCGATGAATTCGACAAGATGTCCGACATGGACCGCACGGCCATCCACGAGGTGATGGAGCAGGGCCGGGTGACCATCGCCAAGGCCGGCATCCACGCACGCCTCAACGCCCGCTGCAGCGTCTTGGCCGCTGCCAACCCCGTCTACGGCAGG TACGATCAGTACAAGACCCCGATGGAGAACATCGGGCTGCAGGACTCGCTGCTGTCGCGCTTTGACCTGCTCTTCATCATGCTGGACCAGATGGATCCCGAGCAGGATCGGGAGATCTCCGACCACGTCCTCAGGATGCACCGGTACCGGGCCCCTGGCGAGCAGGACGGCGATG CCCTGCCGCTGGGTAGTGCTGTGGATATCCTGGCCACCGACGACCCCGACTTCAACCCGGATGACCATCAGGACACCCAGATTTATGAGAAGCATGACAACCTGCTGCACGGGACCAAGAAGAAAAA GGAGAAGATGGTGAGCGCGGCGTTCATGAAGAAGTACATCCACGTGGCCAAGATCATCAAGCCGGTCCTGACCCAGGAGTCCGCTGCCTACATCGCCGAGGAGTACTCGCGCCTGCGCAGCCAGGACAGCATGAGCTCCGACACGGCTCGG ACGTCTCCAGTTACAGCGAGAACCCTGGAAACGCTGATTCGGTTGTCCACAGCCCATGCCAAGGCCCGCATGAGCAAGACCGTGGACTTGCAGGATGCCGAGGAGGCGGTGGAGCTGGTCCAGTATGCCTACTTCAAGAAG GTtctggagaaggagaagaaacgcAAGAAGCGAACTGAAGATGAATCCGAGACcgacgaggaggaggagaagagccaggaggaCCACACGCAGAAGAGGAAGAG GAGGAGGACTCGCCAGTCGGGTGCCGGGGACGGGGACTCCTACGACCCCTATGACTTCAGCGACACGGAAGGGGAGATGCCCCAAG TGCACACCCCGAAGACAGCAGACTCCCAGGAGACCGGGGAGACCCAGAAGGAGTCCAGCGAGTCTCAGGAGACCGGGGAGACCCAGAAGGAGTCCAGCGAGTCTCAGGAGACCGGGGAGACCCAGAAGGTGGAGCTGGATGAGTCCAG GCTGAAGGCATTCAAGGGGGCCCTCCTCGACGTGTTCCGGGAAGCGCACGCCCAGTCTGTGGGCCTGAGCCGCCTCACGGAGTCCGTCAACCGCGACCGGGGCGAGCCCTTCTCTCCGGAGGAGATCCAGGCGGCGCTGAACCGCATGCAGGACGACAACCAGGTCATGGTGTCTGAGGGCATCGTCTTCCTCATCTGA